The Aythya fuligula isolate bAytFul2 chromosome 5, bAytFul2.pri, whole genome shotgun sequence sequence TACACTggtgtttttcatcttttgctgACATGTATATATAGACATGCTGACAAGATATAGGCATGTTAATTCCAGTATTCTCTGGGTTACTAATCATTCTTTTTGTACTTCAACAAAAATGTTATCGTTGGGAAACAAGGAAAGTATCTATGTGAAGGAACCACGTATAGATATTGCTTACACAAAAACCTATGACTTTGTGTCAAACTTGGCTTATGAGCATAAGTAGAAAAGGTGGAAGTTCATGATTTAACAAGATGAAATATTGGGAAGACTTGTTTCATAAAGATAATGAATATCTTCTAGAAGAAGGTGCCAGCTTTATCTCTGGCTGTATAACCAAGGTTAAACATAGAGGTGATATTGTAATACTATCTTCACATTGTCTTTGGTTTCTGGAATGGAAAAATGATAGTAAAATGAGTGTGcctaagaaaaatgaacaaacttATCTGGGGGGAAGGGGTAGCACAGCTCATGGAGACAAGGGGAGAGTGAAGGAGCATAGTCTATTTGAGGTAAAAGTTTTTTCCTTTAGCAGAAAGAACTTCAGAGACTTTTAATATGttcagaagagagaaagcagtgTACTACCTGGAAGTCTTTCAACCCACAAGGGCAGAATATTAAGTTCTTAACACACTGCCATAGCTGCAATTAGAGTCTAGAGATGCTCAGATATGGCCTACAGATTGATATTTAGTGGAGGTTTATTAAACACAGGAAGGAATACCACAAGACACTTGCTCATCTGTTATATTATTTCAAGATTGACAGTCAATCTGTGTTAGTTTAATTTCAGAATATATGAGGGTCTGTTATAGGAACTACTGAATGAAAttctaaagatatttttctttaagagctCTGGTGAGCTTGTTGCAAATGTGGTCCAGCATGTAAAAGTGATAAGGAATAATAAACTATACAATACTCACTATCGTTGTAACttgtctttgttctttctcatcAGAAATGTGTTGGGTACTGGTGCTCTTTAAAGCCAGTGCTCTGAATATTGGATTGTTTATCTACTCAGTCCAATTCTATTGCGCTTGTATAATGTATTATGTTTGTTTGGTCACAGTAGGTGCACTTAAATATTGGGATTGGTAAGAtctacagaaacatttaaaactgttctgctgaaagaaagaaatgctgaaaatgaagtttaGCTTTGGAAATTATTAGAACCTGTTACCTGAAAAATTTGACCAGTAAAGAGCTatgtaatttctgtatttttcttaagaaatgaGTTTCTGGTGAGACTAGGTATTTAACAAAGAGGAGATTTATAACAGTAGTAGGGTCTTTAATCCAGTACAAAAAGAGACAGGTCTAGGGGATGTAAATTGAGTCTAGGCAGTACTTGGTAGGAAACACAAGATGATTATGCCACTATGAAAGTAGGTTGCCATTGGAATAATATATGACTACAACATTctaatacaacaacaacaaaaaaagataatctAGTAAGGAAAtaacataaaggaaaatatcttaATTCTACTAGAATGTTTCTTGTAACTTAAGCAGCTGACATCAAGGTTTGGATGTGTAACAGGGTGGGGAAAACAAGGGCAATGCCCTCAAGTGAGAGTCCCATGACAACTGTCAGTGGCTCTAGGAGGATGTGTATATGATCAGATACTCAAAGAAGTTACCTTAAGCAGAGTCCAGTAGGCTGGGTAGCATGGCTGATAACAAGAGGTGTTCCCCAAAGCTCCCTTGCCCTGCCCCTGGCTGTCAGAGCTTAGTGCTGGGCAGAATTCACATCTTCGGAGGAAGGGTAATCTCTGTCTCAGGTACTGCATAGAAAAAAGCAGCTGCCTTTGGCAccaaatctcattttaattaatacttGTTTAGGTGTTGCTTACTGTTTGGGACATAACATTCCACTTTACTGACTGGCTTGGTCTGATGGCCTTCGCTCTGTTTGGAGTAGAGATGTGGACACATGAATATGATAGCCAAGAAAATTAGCTTCATCAGCATTTAGCTTTGTCCTTCTAGATAATCTATATTTGAGGCTATGTAATGtttaacagaggaaaacagcagtgTGAGTAAAGCAGCCAGGAACAACACAACCTGTATGAGTGCAGAACCCTTCTGAATGCAATGTAAGTACCCAGATATCTTTACCTTAAATATTTTGGTGCAGCTATATGGCATTTAGCTAGTGAGTCATGAAGCACATCTGCTTTCAAGGGTGAGACCTGGTTTCTAAGCACTCAAATAACAGCAGAATttaatttcaagaaatattGAATAGCAACTTGTAGGGGTATATTATAGCAGTTCCACAAGTATAACTCTGTTCTGAATATTTATCCAAAATAGTTCTTTCACATCTAGAATAAACCTGCTTCattaacaaaagagaaaatattcttaCTTCCCAACGGTCAGTCTAGTTTGTTATCTTTAGTGAGACTCCCTAAAGCTTACAATGAACCAAAACTCTGGCGGGCATGAGGTGTCTTATTTACACCAGTGTGGTCCAGGCAGGATTCATAAAGCTAATTTTGCTATGCCAAGCTCCCCATAAGTCCTGATTTACTCAGATCTCACAGTAAATCTGCAGAAGGACAATCTGTGTCCTTTTCACCCAAATCTGAGTGGACAGAATGCTGATGCAGGTTGGTTGAAATCCGAAGGAAAATCCCTCCTGCTTTTACTGAGCCTGTGTTTCTGGGTGCCTTAGCCACCAGTTGTAAGGTGATCATGTAACTCATGCAATCTTCTTCCCAAAAGCTATTCCACTTTAAGTAAGATACTAGATGAAGTCTGTTTGGAGTTGCTTTTCTAGTCTTTAGTACAAATTTTAACTGGAATAGCTCTCGTCTCTTATTTGATAAAGTCAACTTTCTAGACACTATGAAGGACACTACAAAGCATACCTGCAGGTTCTTAGTCTAATAGGTAAGAATAGAAGTcatcagcaaacaaaaaatgactgCAGTTGTCAGAAATAACAAAGATACCACAACCCAGACTCTTTCCTGAATGACTCTAGCTGAGGTATTATGTGCCTCATGGAAACAGCCTCATGCTATACAAAGTTTGGAGAGACAGGAGGGGCCAATCCCAGTGCAGTGGCCTCACcctctggctgtgctggggctgtaCAAACAGGGAAAGCCATCTGAAAGGTATGTGCATGTGGAATGGTAATTTAATATACTAAAATAAAGCAACGTGTTCTGATCTAACCAGGTATTGAAGCAGAAAAAGTTACTTGCTCCCTTGTAATTACTCactttttatgttaaaatgagGCAGGATTGGGGGTGAAGGGGAGATGACACATGACTTTTGGCTGTTGCagtcttgtatttttttccattgacaTAGCTTGCTGATTTGACATAAATATCATTCAGGCACTAATATGATAATTCTCAATTCTTTGAGGTAAACATAGAAGTAAGAGTAGCTCCCAATGTGTTACCTCACCATAAAATGGAGatgaaaaaacaaccaaccttttaatttctcttcctctgatttttctttaatactcCTGTGCTTTTCTCTCCACAAGCTTCCAGTAACAAAGGactcctgcagctggaggaaagcAGAACTGAAGTGGGCAGTACTGGATAGGAATTACATCTACgatcagaagcagcagcatttcaaaacactgcCATAGAAAAGGTGAAGATCAGGAGATTAATGCCAATTAACAAATAGCTGTTGAAGGTAgtagcagagagaaataaaagatgagaTGTTGACTGACTGTTCTACAGGATCTGAAACCATTTCTCTTTGTCTCCTCAGTAACTGCAAAGGATGATGAAGGCCACCCTCGCAGTATCCTTTCTGGTGGCTTTGCTTTACCCTGCTGTTCACAGCATGATCCAGCCTGACCACCGTGATGATGAGCCCCAGGCAACTCACCTCCAGGAGCGGCATTCCCATGAGGGAGATCCTCTTGGGTTCTGCCAACGGATAGTCCCCAGCAACACGGACTTTGCCTTCAGGTTTTACAGGCAAGCGTCTGCCCAGTCACCTGgcaagaacattttcttctccccagtCAGTGTGTCTGCTGCCTTTGCCCTGCTGGCCCTGGGCTCCAGAGCTGCAAGCCGGGTTCaggtgctggaggggctggcCTTTAATCTCACCAGCACCCGGGAGGAGGAGATACATGATGGCTTTCGTCATCTCCTCTCCTTGCTGAACcgtcctggcagtcaggtgcAGCTGAGCATGGGGAACACCCTGTTCATAGATGAACACTTGAAgccactgaaaacatttctgaaggatATCCAAAAAACATACaagggaaaaattatttctagtaACTTCCAGAATTCAACTGAAGCTAAAAAAGTGATCAATGATCACATAAAGAACCAAACTCATGGGAAGATAAATCAAATACTTACAGACCTTGATCCAAACTCTCTAATGGTACttgttaattatatttatttcaaaggtaAGTTATACAGATGTTACTGCAATACTTCAGTTTGGCCTGGACTGAACCAAATATCCcaaattaattctgaattattcttaaaagaaagGACAGTGTTAAGATTAGGCTATTATAAGAAACATTGAAAGTTCTCATTCGTTGAAGCTTTctaaatctaatttttttctaagcttGCAGACACAAAAGTTCACTCTGCAATTTTCAAGTTTTATGGAAATGTCAGACTGCAAGAGATTTATGCAATTATAAATTTTTCTACCAGACTTCCTAGACTTTCTacttatttcaaaaattattctgcaatttttttacatgctgtatgaagtagaaaaacaaaatccaaggAAGTTATCAAAAATTGCCAAACACTTTAATTTACAGTCCATATCTGTTTGATGTGTACATACCTATGTAGTTGGGCTCTAAATGACAGCTTGTCATCCCATTTTACTTATAGATagatacacatacatacaccaAGAGGTACTTGAGAATGTACTGATTTGTCAATGATTAAATTACTCTTAAACATTATGTCAATTTATAGCAGCATGCAGGACATAAATTGAATTTACCACCCAGAAGGCAATGTTAGAAAATAGAAGAGCATTCAGTAAAATAGATTTTACTTCATGTACTCTGTTAAATCTAGGTACCCTAGTCTCAAGTGCACTAGCCTGAGGTTTTTCTTTATGATGGGACAGACAAAAGATCAAACTTAGAAAATAACCATGGTACAacaatgtttacattttattacttatttttcaattttagttctattcagtacttaaaaaaacaacaaaacaactacaGAATGGGAAATTGTGATAAATTGTGATCCCTGCATTGGAGATTAAAGCCCTGGAAACTCACTTTGCTTACTGTAGTGGAGTTATGATCAACTATCAACATATTATGATATGGCCCAAAAGTTCAGGTTCTTGCATATaagcttttcctttgtgttaCAAGATGAAGAACAGATGAAAAAGCATGGAAGGAGATTAATGTACTaccttttaaaaaggaaaaaagtagtCATCTGCTGTGGAACTTGCTTTACAAGCAAAATTATTGTAAAGAAACTCATTAGTTTCTTGTCAACCATCACTTTTCTCAAATAAAAGTTTATGATGAAGttactgtatttaatttatttgactTAGGAAAGGTATTGTATGAGTCCATATGAACTTTAACCTGGGATATTTGACTGTTGAACACATTACGGCAAAGGTCTTGAATGAATTTTGAATACTTCTGATCTTTGAGTATGAGTGTAAATCTTCATATATGGATTTATCTGTTGTAAATTAGTCTGGACTATACTAATATATCCTACTTAGAATACaattacatgtttattttttctctcttggttTTAAGCCTACTGGGAAAATCCTTTCAATGTGAAGGGGACTCGCAAGGATTATTTCTATGTGAATGCAAAGACCTCAGTTGAAGTGAAGATGATGACTCGAGATAgcttttataaaatgtattctGACAAGATGCTGTCTTGCAAGGTGGTGCAGATTCCTTACAAGGGAGATGTTGCAGCATTGTTTGTCCTGcctaatgaaggaaaaatgaaatggttgGAAAATGCCTTGACAAAAGAAACTGTGTCTAAATGGGAAAGATTACTTGAAAGACGGTAAATTCTAATTTGATGCTTCACAGTAGTCAGAATCCAAAGTCTAAATACTATAATCAAGTTTTATAGTTATTAATTCAAGTGCTCATTGAAGAATTATGTATGGGACAGATATAAAGGAACAGGTCAAATGACTTTGATTTGGTATGCTTAGCAACAATTGGAATCAGCATAGCCTTTTGATGAGGGAAGAGCTCTGTGACCTGGGAAATTCACCTTCTTCATGCATTTGTAGTTAATCTTAAGTTTCTCCACTTCTTTTCTCTCAAATCCAATGTGTTAATATCAGTAACATAGCAATATAACAGCAATAAGATCCCTCAGGGAACGGGGTGtgatttacaaaagaaaaaccttcagGGCTAGAAAATTAACGCAAATGCATCCACTAACATGCTGGCACCACTGCTGCTTGTTGTCCATTCAAGTGGTGGTtgtgggattaaaaaaaaatcccatctttCTCCTACCACATTTTCCTATTCTCCAGACCATTGTCTTGCTATCTTGTATAAATCTGAAGACTGGCTTCTTAGCACAAAAGAATAACCAGCAAGTTGGGAGAATTCAAGACATACTTTGGTTGCAATAACTAccataattttcttttgaattaacAGGAGGGTAGAAGTGTATATTCCAAAGCTATCTATTTCTGGTACCTAtgacttaaagaaaatgttcatgaaTCTGGGTGTAACAGATGTGTTTTCTGACTGGGCTGATCTGTCTGGAATAACAGGAAAGCCTGATCTGAAGATTTCAAGAGTAAGTCTATCAACAGAAATGATGGCCTGTGGATTCCTTGATAACCATTTATCTTTAAGTCATGTTGTGAAATGTTTCTTATCACTGGAAATGGTTGGCATTTTGTGAACTAGAACACTTTAGCTAGTACAGTAAGTTCTCTGAGATTTTTACAAGATCTGGAGATAAGAGTACTGTCTTCCTTCTGACAGGCTGAGACTCGTGGCCAAGCTTGGAAGGGGTATATCACTTGTCCCAGGAACAAAAACAGCCTAGCTTCTGCATGTGAAAGGAGCCTCCATGGATACCTGTTGGGGGTGCTTTGCATGAATTTACTTAGCAGGAAAAATAACCCTTACTTATAATGTGTGCATTCTCTaatttaaaggattttaaaaccttttccaTAGAAGACAATGACAAGTGCTAATCACATAAGATGGACCAGATTTGAGGAAAGCATCCCACTTCCTGGGAGGAAAAGATAATGTGAAGAGATGTAATTACTGCTTTCATAATGGCTGTTAAATTGTTGACAACATAGTATTATGGGGTTAGAGAAACAAAGCTTAGTACCAACAATTTGATATGAAGATTGATTTTTCTACTGCGGTAGAAACTGTGGTGAGGAATACTGAATGGGAAAATACTTGCTCATTAAGACAATGTTGCTAAACACCTTTTATGGGCTATAGTTGTGTTGTTCATGACCTATCAGCAATTCTGTGAAAGGCAATAGCTCAATTAACTTAGTGCTAATTTTAGTCATTCCACACCTGTCCTGTATGTATGCTAattcttgctgtgttttattgtaGGCTATGCACAAGTCACTGCTGAATATTCATGAAAATGgcacagaggctgcagcagtcaCTGGCACAGACTTTGCTCCTCATTCTGTTCCTCCTGTTGTAAAATTCAATCGtccatttttgttgttgattgtTGATCAATATACTCAAAGCATCCTCTTCATAGGAAAAATTGTGAACCCTAATGAAAAATGAGTGGTCCATAGCATGTCTTTTTGATTTTAACTGCATTCTTGATGCATTTATAGTCTGCAATTAAAACCATATCAAAGCTGTTAcgaacactttctttttccaaaaaaaaaatgattgatGCAAGAATACAGTCAGTATTAAAATTGTTgttcttcctcccttttccagtagaaaaataattaccaaGATATACTTATTAGCGAATTATGAAAAAGTGTGTATACTAGTTTTCTAATGGCCACTATATGTTATCTTTGAAAAACTAGAGAAACAGTTTAAATCCTTTTTAGTAAATAATGAATGAACAAACAAGCTGTTCCTGAGTAGTGAGTAGGAAGCAAGGAAAACgttaatgttttcttcagctgcctCAAACTCTTATGTGGTCTTGGAGAGATGATGTgagaaattaacatttaaatgcaGTTCACCCAGGGATGTCTTaggctttctcttctgtgtggATGTCTTTTATGGAAAACCATAgaatagaataatagaatatcATGACCCGCAAGAATCATTGGGTCAAACTCCTCACTTCTCATCGGACCatccaaaaattaaaacatattagAGTGCACTATCCAACcacttcttgaactccggcagacttggtgctgtgaccacttccctgggcagcctgttctacCACCACCCTCTCAGTGCAGAACCTTTTTCTAGCACACAGCCTCAcccttccctgtcccagctccatgccatcccctttggtcctgtcgctgtccccagagagcagagctcagtgcctgcccctccgctcccttcatgaggcagctgcaggccgccatgaggcctccccttaGTCTGCTCTGCTCCGgactgaacaaaccaaggggcctTAGCTGTTTCTCATATTCTTCTCATATCTTtctctctagacccttcaccatctttgcaTCCATCCTTCAGATGCTGTTAAGACTTTTATGCCCTTATAGTGTGGCATCCAAAACTGCACATGGTACTTGAGCTGAGGCTGCACCACTACAGAGTAgtggggacaatcacttccatCTACAGGctagtaatgaaaaaaaaaattgtgtgagAAAATGATTGTTCAGCATTCTGAGGATGTCTGTGCCAGTTTGATATCTCTTGATGTGGCCTTATTGATCCAAGGTAGTGTCAAAATCCAGAGTCAAGACTTGGCATTTGTTAGGGTCTGCAGCACCAAGAAAAGAGATCTGCTAACAAATACAGCTGGTCTTGTGTGGTATCAACCTGATATACTGTTCCATCCCTTGGGTTCAACAGCAACTATTTAAGAAGGATAAATGTATTTAACATTGGTCAAGTGCAGAACAGCCCTTTTCAGTGTGTTGTatctcattcattttctttaaatatat is a genomic window containing:
- the LOC116490057 gene encoding alpha-1-antitrypsin-like, producing RMMKATLAVSFLVALLYPAVHSMIQPDHRDDEPQATHLQERHSHEGDPLGFCQRIVPSNTDFAFRFYRQASAQSPGKNIFFSPVSVSAAFALLALGSRAASRVQVLEGLAFNLTSTREEEIHDGFRHLLSLLNRPGSQVQLSMGNTLFIDEHLKPLKTFLKDIQKTYKGKIISSNFQNSTEAKKVINDHIKNQTHGKINQILTDLDPNSLMVLVNYIYFKAYWENPFNVKGTRKDYFYVNAKTSVEVKMMTRDSFYKMYSDKMLSCKVVQIPYKGDVAALFVLPNEGKMKWLENALTKETVSKWERLLERRRVEVYIPKLSISGTYDLKKMFMNLGVTDVFSDWADLSGITGKPDLKISRAMHKSLLNIHENGTEAAAVTGTDFAPHSVPPVVKFNRPFLLLIVDQYTQSILFIGKIVNPNEK